A region of the Bacteroidota bacterium genome:
CGGCGAGCTGCATACGTTTCACGCTAAGGCAGTGATGTTCGGAACCGGCGGTTACGGAAGAGCCTGGAAAATTACCTCGAACGCGTATGCAAATACCGGCGACGGAGTTGCGATTGCGTATCGTGCCGGTATTCCGTTAGAAGATATGGAGTTTGTTCAGTTCCATCCAACAGGACTTTGGAAGTTAGGAATTTTAGTAACCGAAGGGGCGCGAGGCGAAGGTGGATATCTCAAAAATAAAGCCGGTGAACGATTTATGCAACGATATGCACCTACAGTTATGGAACTTGCACCGCGCGACATGGTAACCCGATCGATCACGACTGAAATTTTAGAAGGACGCGGGATAGATGGAAAAGATTATGTTCATCTCGACCTTACACACGTCGGCGAAGCGGCACTAAAGGAAAAATTGCCAGAAATAATTGGGTTTGCTAAAACTTATGTTGGTGTGGACCCTGTAAAGGCTCCGATACCGATTCAACCGACAGCACACTACTCGATGGGCGGAATTCCAACTTCCCTTTTCGGTGAAGTTTATTTAGATGAGAAGGGGACAATTCTTACCGGCTTCTATGCTGCTGGTGAATGTGCCTGCATCAGTGTTCATGGCGCCAATCGTTTAGGAACTAACTCGCTATTAGATGGCGTAGTTCACGGTCGCAGAACAGGAAAACAAATTGCAAAGTTTTTACAAACTGCTGAGTTCAGTGATTTACCGGAAAATGCCGATAAACAAGACCGTGCTCGTTTTGATGAATTGTTCGCCTCTACAAATTTCAAAGAATCGTATCATCACATTAAAGACACTCTGCGCGATAATATGATGACAAAAACTGGCGTTTACCGAAACGAAAAAGATTTGAAAGAAATGAAACGGATAATTCGTGAACTCCGCGAAAAATATAAAAATGTTGGTTTACGGGATAAGAGTAGAAATTTTAACACCGAATTAATGGAAGTTTTAGAGTTAGGTCATTTACTCGAGTTTTCAGAAGTTGTTGTCGAAGGTGCGATTGCCCGTCAGGAATGCCGCGGCGCTCACTGGCGTACCGACCATCCGAAACGCGACGACGAAAACTGGATGAAACATACTTTTGCTTTCAAGACAGATAAAGGCGTTGAATTAAAATACAAACCGGTTACAGTTACAAAATATCAACCGATGGAAAGAAAATATTAATAGGCACAATTATGCAAGTAACATTTTCAATACAAAGATACGATTCATCTAAAGACACAAAACCATATCGGCAGAAATTCAAATTAGAAGTTGAACCGACCGACAGAATTCTCGATTGTCTCGACCGCATCAAGTGGGATTTCGAAGGAAGTTTAACATATCGCCGCTCATGCTCTCACGGAATTTGCGGTTCGGACGCAATCAACATAAACGGCAAAAATATGCTCGCTTGCCAGATTTTGATACAGGATATTAAGAAAAAATTTATTCGCATCGACCCGATTCCCGGAATGCCTATCATAAAAGATTTGGTTGTTGATACAACCGATTTCTTTACAAAGTACGAAGTAGTGAAACCATATCTGATTGCAAAAAATCCGCCTCCCAAAGAGCGTTACCAATCGCAAGCCGACCGCGCTGTGATTGATGAATCTGTTAATTGCATATTGTGCGGTGCCTGCACAAGCTCCTGCCCTTCGATGTGGGGAAACCCGAATTATTTAGGTCCGGCGGCTATGCTCAAAGCTTACCGCTTCGCATTCGACAGCCGCGACGAAGCCCCCGCCGAACATTTGGAAGCAATCGACACAAGCGACGGTGTTTGGCGCTGCCACACAATTTTTAACTGTGTAGAAGCCTGCCCGAAAGAAATTAATCTAACCTGGCACATCTCACAACTTAAAAAGAAAATGGTGGAAAGAGAGTTGTAAGAGTATGTAGTATGTAGTATGTCGTATCGAGTATGTAGATGCCCTGATTCCGAAGCATTCGGGAGCGGGGCTTTTTTTGTTTAACTCCCCCTAATTTTCTATATTTAATCCGCCAAAAACAATATTCTAAAATTAAAACTAAATATGATTTTACAAAACGATTTATTCTTAAAAGCATGTAAACGACAACCAACCGAGCGTACGCCAGTTTGGATTATGCGCCAAGCTGGAAGGTATTTACCTGAATACAGAGCAGTCCGTGCAAAGACGGATTTTCTCACGCTTTGCAAAACTCCCGAGCTTGCCGCCGAAGTTACAATTCAACCCGTTGATATCATTGGGGTTGATGCGGCGATTATTTTTTCAGATATACTCGTTATTCCAGAAGCAATGGGAATGGAACTAATTGTAGAAGAAGGCAAAGGCGGACCTCGATTTCCATCACCCATCCGATCATCTTCTGAAATTGAAAAATTGTCTATCCCCGACCCTTACGATAAATTAAAATACGTAATGGATGCTTTGAGTTTAACAAAACAAAATTTGGCTGGACGTGTTCCTCTAATCGGATTTGCGGGTTCCCCCTGGACACTGGCAACTTATATGGTTGAAGGAAGAGGGAAGCAGGAATTTAAAATCATTACCGAACTGATAAATGAACGACCAAAAGATGCTCACAAACTTTTGGATAAACTCGCCCGCTCAGCCGCTGATTATTTGAGTGCACAAATTGAATCGGGAGCTAATGCAGTTCAGATATTCGACACGTGGGGCGGGATTCTTCCGCAAGAACAATTCGAAGAATTTTCTCTGCGTTACATTCAGCAAATTGTTTCAAGCATCAAACGCAAAGATGAACCGGTGATTGTTTTCTGCAAAGATTGCTGGCACTCGCTTGAAGCAATTGCAAATACGGGGTGCGATGTTGTAGGTTTAGACTGGACAATAGATATCGGTGAAGCGCGAAAATTAGTCGGCGATAAAGTTGCACTTCAGGGGAATATGGATCCTCACAAGCTTTACGAAGATGAGGAAAAGATACGCGGTGAAGTAAAGGCGATACTTGAAAAATTCGGCCAAGGCAGCGGACACGTTTTCAATTTAGGTCATGGTATTCTGCCCGATGTTCCTGTCGCACATGCAAAGGCGTTTGTAAATGCAGTAAAAGAAGAGAGTGTTAAATACCATAAGTAGAATGGATAATAAAAAAACGGCAGTAGTTTTATTTCAACTTGGAGGTCCTGATTCGCTGGATGCTGTGAACGACTTTTTGTACAATTTGTTTTGCGACCCTGACATTTTCGATTTTCCTTTAGCATTTCTTCTGCGTAAACCATTAGCAGCAATGATTTCACAATCGCGGGCACGCGTAGTTAAACATCATTACATCACCATCGGCAGTAAATCTCCCATACTCGAACTCACTCGCCTACAAGCCGATGCACTCGAAACCGAACTCCGCAAACATATAGATGCAAAAGTTTTCGTTGCCATGCGCTATTTTTCACCGACAATTGAATCGGCCGTTACAAGTTTGTCAAAATCGGATTTTGACCGGTTCGTTTTGCTTCCTCTTTATCCCCAATTCTCTAAAACAACTTCAGGTTCCAGTTTTAATGAATGGAAGCGGCAGTGTAAAAAAATAAAATTTCAGCCCAACAAGGAAATATTTATAAATAACTTCTACGATAGCGATTTATATATCGATTCGTTAGTCGGTCAGATAAATAACACATTTGAGAAGTTTGCTAACATCCCCGCAAAGGATATTCACATCGTCTTTAGTGCACACGGTGTTCCCGAAAGTTTAATAGCAGCGGGCGACCCGTATAAAAGTCAGACCGAACGCACTGTTGAATTAGTTGCCCAGCGTGGTAAGTGGGAATCGCCGCACACGTTGTGCTATCAAAGCAAGGTCGGACCTATGAAGTGGCTGCAGCCGACTTTACAGAGTACAGTCAA
Encoded here:
- the sdhA gene encoding succinate dehydrogenase flavoprotein subunit, with amino-acid sequence MVHKHDVLIVGAGLAGLRAAVELSGKANVAVLSKVLPTRSHSGAAQGGIAAALGNEEEDHVEWHIFDTVKGSDYLGDQDAIEMMVSEAPEVIIELEHMGVPFSRTKDGKIAQRQFGGHTRPKIGADGKETRVAIQRACYAADRTGHVILHTLYEQCVKHNVHFYSEYYVVSLIVKDGVCRGLVAFDIQTGELHTFHAKAVMFGTGGYGRAWKITSNAYANTGDGVAIAYRAGIPLEDMEFVQFHPTGLWKLGILVTEGARGEGGYLKNKAGERFMQRYAPTVMELAPRDMVTRSITTEILEGRGIDGKDYVHLDLTHVGEAALKEKLPEIIGFAKTYVGVDPVKAPIPIQPTAHYSMGGIPTSLFGEVYLDEKGTILTGFYAAGECACISVHGANRLGTNSLLDGVVHGRRTGKQIAKFLQTAEFSDLPENADKQDRARFDELFASTNFKESYHHIKDTLRDNMMTKTGVYRNEKDLKEMKRIIRELREKYKNVGLRDKSRNFNTELMEVLELGHLLEFSEVVVEGAIARQECRGAHWRTDHPKRDDENWMKHTFAFKTDKGVELKYKPVTVTKYQPMERKY
- a CDS encoding succinate dehydrogenase iron-sulfur subunit, which codes for MQVTFSIQRYDSSKDTKPYRQKFKLEVEPTDRILDCLDRIKWDFEGSLTYRRSCSHGICGSDAININGKNMLACQILIQDIKKKFIRIDPIPGMPIIKDLVVDTTDFFTKYEVVKPYLIAKNPPPKERYQSQADRAVIDESVNCILCGACTSSCPSMWGNPNYLGPAAMLKAYRFAFDSRDEAPAEHLEAIDTSDGVWRCHTIFNCVEACPKEINLTWHISQLKKKMVEREL
- the hemE gene encoding uroporphyrinogen decarboxylase, with amino-acid sequence MLQNDLFLKACKRQPTERTPVWIMRQAGRYLPEYRAVRAKTDFLTLCKTPELAAEVTIQPVDIIGVDAAIIFSDILVIPEAMGMELIVEEGKGGPRFPSPIRSSSEIEKLSIPDPYDKLKYVMDALSLTKQNLAGRVPLIGFAGSPWTLATYMVEGRGKQEFKIITELINERPKDAHKLLDKLARSAADYLSAQIESGANAVQIFDTWGGILPQEQFEEFSLRYIQQIVSSIKRKDEPVIVFCKDCWHSLEAIANTGCDVVGLDWTIDIGEARKLVGDKVALQGNMDPHKLYEDEEKIRGEVKAILEKFGQGSGHVFNLGHGILPDVPVAHAKAFVNAVKEESVKYHK
- the hemH gene encoding ferrochelatase; translated protein: MDNKKTAVVLFQLGGPDSLDAVNDFLYNLFCDPDIFDFPLAFLLRKPLAAMISQSRARVVKHHYITIGSKSPILELTRLQADALETELRKHIDAKVFVAMRYFSPTIESAVTSLSKSDFDRFVLLPLYPQFSKTTSGSSFNEWKRQCKKIKFQPNKEIFINNFYDSDLYIDSLVGQINNTFEKFANIPAKDIHIVFSAHGVPESLIAAGDPYKSQTERTVELVAQRGKWESPHTLCYQSKVGPMKWLQPTLQSTVKKIAGTGTRYMLVVPISFVCDHIETLHEIDIQTRELAESLGVKQFEMMPALNANAKFISALQELVLKAAFA